From a region of the Lactuca sativa cultivar Salinas chromosome 4, Lsat_Salinas_v11, whole genome shotgun sequence genome:
- the LOC111882104 gene encoding uncharacterized protein LOC111882104, producing MIEQLRIVFKVQAKQESEGQISKKKTSNDTGQGKGKATKKGNGKGKGKGKPPVTKPTSKPKPVANSDFFHCNEKGHWKHNCPKYIEEVKKNKANQGLKNVRELRDGDLELHMGNNARVVVKAI from the exons ATGATTGAGCAACTTAGAATTGTGTTTAAAGTTCAGGCTAAACAAGAGAG TGAGGGTCAAATCTCCAAGAAGAAAACCAGTAATGATACCGGTCAGGGGAAAGGAAAAGCTACCAAGAAAGGTAATGGAAAGGGAAAGGGTAAAGGGAAGCCTCCTGTTACCAAACCAACTTCCAAGCCCAAACCTGTTGCTAACTCTGATTTCTTTCATTGCAATGAAAAAGGACACTGGAAACACAACTGTCCCAAGTACATAGAGGAAGTTAAGAAAAATAAGGCCAACCAG ggactaaagaATGTTAGAGAACTTAGAGATGGAGATTTGGAACTCCATATGGGCAACAACGCTCGCGTAGTTGTCAAAGCCATATGA